From Maridesulfovibrio ferrireducens, a single genomic window includes:
- the tsaA gene encoding tRNA (N6-threonylcarbamoyladenosine(37)-N6)-methyltransferase TrmO — MDTINFHPIGYIHSPFDKLEGMPIQPSGAKDDLGYIELSEDLQEGLNDLDGFSHIILLYHFHKNEGYKLSVKPFMDTVERGLFSTRAPRRPNMIGISTVELLEIKGNIIKIKGVDVLNGTPLIDIKPYVAKFDAVPADRFGWLEKNAKKSETLKSDTRFVGDSD; from the coding sequence ATGGACACAATTAATTTTCACCCGATAGGCTACATTCACTCCCCGTTTGATAAGCTTGAAGGAATGCCTATACAGCCTTCAGGAGCAAAGGATGATCTCGGATATATTGAACTTTCTGAAGATCTTCAAGAAGGCTTGAATGATTTGGATGGATTTTCACATATTATTCTATTGTATCATTTTCATAAAAATGAGGGCTACAAGCTTAGCGTGAAGCCTTTTATGGATACTGTTGAGCGAGGATTATTTTCTACCCGTGCTCCCCGCAGGCCGAATATGATAGGAATATCTACAGTTGAACTACTCGAAATTAAAGGAAATATTATTAAAATTAAAGGGGTGGACGTTTTAAACGGAACTCCCTTGATTGATATTAAACCGTATGTAGCAAAATTTGATGCAGTTCCGGCTGATCGTTTCGGCTGGTTGGAAAAAAATGCAAAAAAGTCGGAAACACTTAAATCCGATACAAGATTTGTTGGCGATAGTGATTGA
- the modA gene encoding molybdate ABC transporter substrate-binding protein yields the protein MYKSKLRVLTIFMFCLFFLGLTSVVKAEELRIFSGAGLMKPMEELRQNFEKKNNVTISVHYGSSGEIFGMMSMGQTCDVFIPGAEKYTNDAVKNGWLYKPSIIKIVKHIPVIVVPAGNPLNIKSLDDLARPGLKVALCDPKSAAIGKVSKKLLGKCKLWKKVEPNVVVFAPTCNQLLIYTALDQADATINWLDVTTWAEGRGKVQTIKIDPARNMIKTIPTALHISAKDNPLAVKLNDYIASSEGMAVWEKWGFEACTR from the coding sequence ATGTATAAATCAAAGTTACGTGTATTAACCATTTTTATGTTTTGCTTATTCTTTTTAGGATTAACAAGTGTCGTAAAAGCTGAAGAACTAAGAATTTTTTCCGGTGCCGGACTTATGAAGCCGATGGAAGAGTTGCGGCAGAATTTTGAGAAAAAAAATAACGTTACAATAAGTGTGCATTATGGCAGTTCCGGTGAAATTTTCGGAATGATGTCTATGGGGCAGACTTGTGATGTATTCATTCCCGGCGCAGAAAAATATACAAATGATGCCGTTAAAAACGGCTGGCTCTATAAGCCCAGCATCATCAAAATAGTTAAGCATATACCTGTGATTGTGGTTCCTGCTGGAAATCCGTTAAATATTAAGAGTCTTGATGATCTTGCCCGGCCCGGTTTGAAAGTTGCGCTTTGCGATCCTAAATCTGCTGCAATAGGAAAAGTTTCTAAAAAACTTCTCGGTAAATGCAAACTTTGGAAGAAAGTTGAGCCGAATGTTGTTGTTTTTGCTCCTACCTGCAATCAGCTTCTTATCTATACTGCTCTTGATCAGGCTGACGCCACAATTAACTGGTTAGACGTTACCACATGGGCGGAAGGCAGAGGCAAGGTGCAGACTATTAAAATCGATCCTGCCCGCAATATGATTAAGACGATTCCGACAGCGCTTCATATCTCGGCAAAAGATAATCCTCTGGCTGTTAAATTAAATGACTATATTGCTTCCTCTGAAGGAATGGCTGTATGGGAAAAATGGGGATTTGAAGCTTGCACAAGGTAA
- a CDS encoding ABC transporter substrate-binding protein → MKNLRMLGVLSCLAISCLVLFAAPAMAQKTITDQLGRTVIVPDVSKRAVVLQHQALDIMIQLGAADSVVGILEKWDKYLPGARKGIKNIESMPTPGGLKSVNMESLLTLNPDLVIVTHYASKDMIDQITNAGIPVVGISLYNAGYEHTSVLNPDLKDASKAYNEGLKEGVRLLGNLFGKEKRAEKLISVIDSNQKILKKHLGKIAEDKRVRCYMAHSNLGTYGRGKYTSVIMERAGGVNVAAKDLVGFKKVTMEDILRWNPEVVFIQWRHRKIAKDLISDPIWKEVSAVKNNRVFICPEYAKPWGHPLPESMALGELWMAKTLYPEKFKDVDLSALVQAYYKEFYGTEYK, encoded by the coding sequence ATGAAGAATTTAAGAATGTTAGGTGTGTTGAGTTGTTTGGCTATCAGTTGTTTAGTCCTTTTTGCTGCTCCTGCTATGGCGCAGAAGACTATTACTGATCAGCTTGGCAGAACAGTTATTGTTCCGGATGTAAGTAAGCGTGCGGTTGTTTTGCAGCATCAGGCTTTAGATATTATGATTCAGCTTGGTGCAGCCGACTCTGTTGTCGGTATTCTTGAGAAATGGGATAAATATCTGCCCGGCGCACGTAAAGGTATCAAAAATATCGAAAGCATGCCTACTCCCGGCGGCTTGAAAAGTGTGAATATGGAGAGCCTGTTAACTCTGAATCCTGATCTTGTAATTGTTACTCATTACGCTTCGAAAGATATGATTGATCAGATTACGAATGCCGGAATACCTGTTGTCGGGATATCCCTTTACAACGCAGGATATGAACATACCTCAGTTCTCAATCCTGATTTGAAAGATGCGAGCAAGGCTTATAATGAAGGATTGAAAGAAGGCGTTCGACTTCTTGGTAATCTTTTCGGCAAGGAAAAGAGGGCTGAAAAATTAATCTCTGTTATCGACTCAAATCAGAAAATATTGAAAAAACATCTCGGTAAAATTGCCGAAGATAAACGTGTAAGATGTTACATGGCTCACTCCAACCTCGGAACCTATGGTCGCGGCAAATATACAAGCGTAATCATGGAGCGCGCCGGTGGTGTGAATGTTGCTGCTAAGGATCTCGTCGGTTTCAAAAAAGTTACTATGGAAGATATCTTGCGTTGGAATCCTGAAGTTGTCTTTATCCAGTGGCGTCATCGTAAAATAGCAAAAGACTTGATTAGTGATCCGATTTGGAAAGAAGTCAGTGCTGTTAAAAATAATCGGGTATTTATTTGTCCTGAGTATGCCAAACCTTGGGGACATCCTCTGCCTGAGTCTATGGCTTTAGGTGAATTGTGGATGGCAAAAACATTGTATCCTGAAAAATTCAAGGATGTAGATCTGTCAGCTCTTGTTCAGGCTTATTATAAAGAATTCTATGGCACAGAGTATAAATAA
- a CDS encoding amino acid permease: protein MAELNNSQKSSKLSVFTLMMINVAAIMSLRALPGLAEYGWSLIFYLTLASLCFFIPSALVSAELASGWQGEGGVYLWVKEAFGPKWGFVAIFMQWVENLPWFPAVLAFGASAIAYTFNPELAENKWFIVGVIQITLWVTTFLNFRDMKLSAFFSSSGAIVGTIIPGILIIVLGIIHVLSGKPSEIVFSMPALVPDIDSLQQLMLLAAMLVSFLGIEMSAVHVNEVKNPAKNYPRAIFAACLIIILLSTFGSLAIALVIPADGVSLSAGVCQAFDKLFKIHNMPFMTPIICFLLAYGALTMVVTWMVGPSKGIREVAKEGYLPKSWQKTNKYGIPTNILIIQTGLSAILSCVILFMPTVSSAFMLMSALAAQLYLIMYLLMFAAAIRLRYTHPEVKRGYTIPGGKIGIWIVSSVAMVTCLFVIVFGFIPPHAVRSQGMWPSLYYVGFLLTGVVVFTLVPLVFYHRAIRKKAMAEEDIQVEKIIPVEANS from the coding sequence ATGGCTGAACTGAATAATTCACAAAAATCTAGCAAATTAAGCGTATTCACCCTGATGATGATCAACGTTGCGGCTATTATGTCGCTGCGTGCTTTGCCGGGGCTTGCCGAGTATGGCTGGTCATTGATTTTTTATCTTACTTTAGCGTCACTTTGTTTTTTTATTCCTTCTGCTTTGGTTTCCGCGGAACTTGCTTCCGGCTGGCAGGGCGAGGGCGGTGTGTATCTCTGGGTGAAGGAAGCCTTCGGACCAAAATGGGGATTTGTTGCCATCTTCATGCAGTGGGTGGAAAATCTTCCGTGGTTTCCGGCAGTGCTTGCCTTCGGAGCGTCTGCCATAGCTTATACTTTCAATCCTGAACTTGCTGAAAACAAATGGTTTATTGTCGGAGTTATTCAGATAACGCTTTGGGTTACTACTTTTCTTAATTTCAGAGATATGAAGCTGTCAGCTTTTTTCAGTTCTTCAGGTGCGATTGTCGGTACAATTATTCCCGGAATTTTGATTATTGTTTTGGGAATTATTCATGTGCTGTCCGGCAAGCCTTCGGAAATAGTTTTTTCAATGCCTGCGCTGGTCCCTGATATCGACAGCTTGCAACAGCTTATGCTGCTTGCGGCAATGCTTGTTTCATTTCTGGGTATTGAGATGTCTGCGGTTCACGTGAACGAGGTGAAAAATCCTGCGAAGAATTATCCTCGTGCAATTTTTGCGGCTTGTCTCATCATTATATTACTTTCAACTTTTGGGTCACTTGCAATTGCGTTGGTTATTCCGGCTGACGGGGTAAGTCTCAGTGCCGGAGTGTGTCAGGCTTTTGATAAGCTTTTTAAAATTCATAACATGCCGTTTATGACCCCTATTATATGTTTTCTTCTGGCTTATGGGGCGCTCACAATGGTTGTGACGTGGATGGTCGGACCTTCGAAAGGGATTCGGGAAGTTGCAAAGGAAGGGTATCTTCCTAAATCGTGGCAGAAAACCAACAAGTACGGAATTCCAACAAATATTTTAATTATTCAGACCGGTCTTTCAGCTATTCTTTCCTGTGTAATCCTGTTCATGCCGACAGTCAGCAGTGCGTTTATGCTTATGAGTGCTCTGGCGGCTCAGCTTTATCTGATCATGTATTTACTGATGTTTGCCGCGGCCATTCGGCTTCGCTATACGCATCCCGAAGTAAAACGCGGTTATACCATTCCGGGCGGCAAGATTGGTATCTGGATTGTTTCGTCCGTAGCAATGGTTACGTGTTTGTTTGTTATTGTGTTCGGTTTTATTCCGCCTCATGCCGTTCGCTCACAAGGAATGTGGCCCTCACTTTATTATGTCGGATTTCTTTTAACAGGCGTTGTTGTTTTCACATTGGTTCCATTAGTTTTTTATCATCGGGCAATAAGGAAGAAGGCTATGGCGGAAGAAGATATCCAAGTTGAAAAGATAATACCTGTTGAAGCTAATTCGTAA
- a CDS encoding iron ABC transporter permease, with protein MAQSINKSGILSGRNIRSRWTILLWVAPAAVFCLGLAWGRYQVDLLDVLLILGDALGLPVGGEWSSIVQTVVLNVRLPRVLAAMLIGGGLSVSGAAFQGLFRNPLVSPYVLGVASGAGFGAALGIIIWNQPVMIQGCAFFFGMTAVIAAWLMSRLYKASGSMIIVLAGVIVGAFFQSLLSLIKYLADPDDKLPVIIYWLMGSLSSITMEDLYTVLLPMGVCIVGLLMVRWRLNVLSFGDEEAKTLGVEAGRLRFGVVVAVTIITASAVSVSGIVGWVGLVVPHLARMMVGPDYRKLIPASLALGACYLVLIDGIARNISSAEIPLGILTATVGAPFFAWLLGRGRTGWA; from the coding sequence ATGGCACAGAGTATAAATAAATCCGGAATCTTAAGCGGCAGGAATATTCGAAGTAGATGGACTATTCTACTCTGGGTAGCTCCTGCCGCTGTTTTTTGTCTGGGGCTTGCCTGGGGAAGATATCAAGTTGACCTTTTGGATGTGTTGTTAATTTTAGGGGATGCTTTAGGGCTGCCTGTGGGTGGAGAATGGTCCTCAATTGTCCAGACAGTGGTGCTTAATGTTCGCTTGCCCCGCGTCCTTGCGGCCATGCTTATCGGAGGCGGGTTATCTGTTTCAGGAGCGGCCTTTCAAGGGCTTTTTCGTAATCCGCTGGTATCTCCTTATGTGCTTGGTGTTGCTTCCGGCGCAGGTTTTGGTGCCGCTTTAGGCATTATCATATGGAATCAGCCGGTGATGATTCAAGGTTGTGCATTTTTTTTTGGAATGACTGCCGTAATTGCCGCATGGTTGATGAGTCGTTTATATAAAGCCAGCGGGTCAATGATCATTGTTCTTGCCGGGGTGATAGTTGGAGCTTTTTTCCAATCGCTTCTTTCACTTATCAAATACCTTGCAGACCCTGATGATAAGCTTCCCGTGATTATTTATTGGCTTATGGGTTCTCTCTCCTCAATTACTATGGAAGACCTTTATACTGTTCTTTTGCCTATGGGAGTCTGCATTGTCGGGCTTTTGATGGTGCGGTGGCGGCTTAATGTTCTTTCTTTCGGTGATGAGGAAGCCAAAACTCTTGGAGTGGAAGCCGGACGGTTGCGCTTCGGTGTGGTTGTGGCGGTCACGATTATTACAGCCAGTGCTGTTTCCGTCAGCGGAATTGTGGGCTGGGTTGGACTCGTTGTGCCTCATCTCGCCAGAATGATGGTCGGTCCTGACTACAGAAAATTAATACCTGCAAGCCTTGCATTAGGTGCGTGTTACCTTGTGTTGATTGACGGCATTGCCAGAAATATAAGTTCAGCTGAAATTCCACTGGGAATCCTTACTGCCACAGTGGGAGCTCCATTTTTTGCTTGGCTCTTAGGAAGAGGGAGGACAGGTTGGGCATAG
- a CDS encoding Orn/Lys/Arg decarboxylase N-terminal domain-containing protein: MKITKHSWPVLIVSGQFEASNDEGLRLRELEEELIGEQECSVIPSYSYEDAVEIFMSRADLGAVVIDWDIQGERADEVMPPELLLDEIRKRNKTIPIFLLTDRTAMEDLATKVLRQINECLWKTADTSEFLAGRIETLLIEYVKSVYPVFFGQMVKYSEAYKYAWHTPGHMGGEGFLRSPAGVAMHKFYGENVFRSDLSISVPELGSLLDHEGVVGDAEKNSARVFGADQTYYVLNGTSNVNQIIWRSQLVRDDIAFVDRNCHKSLNYAMVITDAYPIYMVPRRNKRGIIGPCRLSEFSEKSIQTKVKENKLIPDNIKSSSVKMSALTNSTYDGICYNVINIKKQLQKSVENLHFDEAWYAYARFHPIYKDHFGMADDDLNENHPPIFCSHSTHKLLMAFSQASMLHVRDGSHVKIDPDELNESYMMHGSTSPQYSMIASLDVATKMMEDSGEVLMNDTILEAINLRKKVSKIAKEMKDENDWFFEMWQPAKVDQDGEIKNFEDVPTQYLCENQKPWVFSSKDDWHGFDDIEDNYAMLDPIKLTFTTPGLKESGEMLDEGIPASIVTNYLINHGIVCEKTDYYSFLLLNSMGTTKAKQGSLLAGLLKFKELYDGNVSLNKVQPDLVQSFPEAYDGVGLKDHCNSIHKYYKEHKLLDKMQAAFQVIPDQAMKPSEAYHNVVRKNVEYVELKEMKGRIPAVMVVPYPPGIPVIMGGEILNDKADAVYEYLETRQNFENVYPGYESDIHGVERIERDGKKYFRTMCVKK, from the coding sequence ATGAAGATAACCAAGCATTCTTGGCCTGTTTTGATTGTTTCCGGTCAGTTTGAAGCATCAAATGATGAAGGACTTCGTCTTCGTGAGTTAGAAGAAGAACTTATCGGAGAGCAGGAATGCTCAGTAATCCCTTCTTACAGTTATGAAGATGCTGTTGAAATTTTCATGTCCCGTGCAGACCTTGGCGCAGTGGTTATTGATTGGGATATTCAGGGAGAGAGAGCGGATGAAGTTATGCCTCCTGAATTGCTTCTCGATGAAATCCGTAAACGCAATAAGACCATCCCTATTTTCCTGCTGACTGATCGAACTGCGATGGAAGATTTGGCGACGAAGGTGTTGCGCCAGATCAATGAATGTCTTTGGAAAACAGCCGATACTTCTGAATTTCTCGCCGGACGCATTGAAACTTTGCTCATTGAGTACGTAAAAAGTGTGTATCCGGTCTTTTTCGGTCAAATGGTTAAATATTCTGAAGCGTACAAATACGCTTGGCACACTCCCGGACATATGGGCGGTGAAGGTTTCCTCAGAAGTCCTGCCGGTGTTGCGATGCACAAATTTTACGGTGAAAATGTTTTTCGTTCCGATCTTTCCATTTCTGTTCCGGAGCTTGGTTCACTGCTCGATCATGAGGGGGTTGTGGGCGATGCTGAAAAGAATTCAGCGCGGGTATTCGGTGCCGATCAGACCTATTATGTTCTTAACGGAACATCGAATGTAAACCAGATTATCTGGCGCAGTCAGCTGGTGCGGGATGATATCGCTTTTGTTGATCGCAACTGCCATAAGTCGCTCAACTACGCCATGGTCATAACCGATGCCTATCCGATTTATATGGTTCCCCGCCGTAATAAACGCGGGATTATCGGTCCTTGCCGTTTGTCAGAATTTTCCGAAAAATCCATTCAGACTAAAGTTAAAGAAAACAAACTGATACCGGATAATATTAAATCGAGCAGCGTAAAAATGTCTGCGCTCACCAATTCCACTTATGACGGCATTTGTTACAACGTAATCAATATCAAAAAGCAGTTGCAGAAAAGTGTTGAGAACCTTCATTTTGATGAAGCTTGGTATGCTTACGCCCGTTTTCATCCGATTTACAAAGATCATTTCGGCATGGCTGACGATGATCTCAATGAAAATCATCCGCCTATTTTCTGTTCGCATTCTACTCATAAGTTGCTGATGGCTTTTTCACAGGCATCCATGCTTCATGTCAGGGACGGAAGTCATGTGAAAATTGATCCTGATGAGCTGAATGAATCATACATGATGCATGGCTCTACTTCGCCTCAGTACAGCATGATAGCCTCGCTTGATGTTGCAACCAAAATGATGGAAGACAGCGGCGAAGTCTTGATGAATGACACTATTCTGGAAGCTATTAATCTGCGTAAAAAAGTTTCCAAAATTGCTAAGGAAATGAAGGATGAGAATGATTGGTTCTTTGAAATGTGGCAGCCCGCCAAGGTTGATCAGGACGGGGAAATCAAAAATTTTGAAGATGTGCCGACACAGTATCTTTGTGAAAATCAGAAACCGTGGGTTTTCAGTTCAAAAGATGATTGGCATGGATTTGATGACATTGAAGATAATTATGCCATGCTCGACCCCATTAAGCTCACTTTCACAACTCCCGGTTTGAAGGAAAGCGGTGAAATGCTGGATGAAGGCATACCTGCTTCAATAGTCACTAACTATCTTATTAACCACGGAATTGTTTGCGAAAAAACAGATTATTATTCTTTCCTGCTCCTTAATTCAATGGGAACAACCAAGGCTAAACAAGGCTCCCTTTTGGCCGGATTGCTCAAGTTTAAAGAGCTTTATGACGGCAATGTTTCTTTGAATAAAGTGCAGCCTGATCTGGTGCAGAGTTTTCCGGAAGCTTATGACGGAGTGGGTTTGAAAGACCACTGTAACTCCATCCATAAATATTACAAAGAGCACAAACTGCTTGATAAGATGCAGGCCGCATTTCAGGTAATTCCTGATCAGGCTATGAAGCCTTCGGAAGCTTACCATAACGTTGTCCGCAAAAATGTTGAATATGTTGAACTTAAAGAAATGAAGGGCCGTATTCCAGCAGTGATGGTTGTTCCTTATCCTCCCGGCATTCCAGTGATTATGGGCGGGGAAATTTTGAATGACAAGGCTGATGCTGTTTATGAATATTTGGAAACCCGTCAGAACTTTGAGAATGTGTATCCCGGATATGAAAGTGATATCCACGGCGTTGAACGCATAGAGCGCGACGGCAAAAAGTACTTTAGAACCATGTGCGTAAAAAAATAA
- a CDS encoding ABC transporter permease: MPTFEDVWMNLQSEEMRFSLTLSLITGLISSVLVMLFSLPIGFALSRLRFPGKGIVRTIMDLPIAFPELVLGLCLILLFGKTPIGAALKSIGINFVFTQEGVVVAQFFTALPYAIRIMKSTFDFISPRMEFISRSLGYTQFETFIKVSLPLAGKGILAASVIAFARCIGTFGTVLILAGGSYMKTETLPVTLYLNISYGNMGMALTSGLLLVAVSFAAIFVFEMTEVKL; this comes from the coding sequence GTGCCTACTTTTGAAGATGTCTGGATGAATCTCCAAAGTGAAGAAATGCGTTTTTCGCTTACTTTGTCCTTGATTACGGGGCTTATTTCTTCTGTTTTGGTGATGTTGTTTTCTCTTCCGATTGGTTTTGCACTTTCAAGACTTCGCTTTCCAGGCAAAGGAATAGTCAGAACCATTATGGATCTTCCGATTGCTTTTCCAGAGCTTGTTTTGGGGCTTTGTCTCATTTTACTTTTTGGGAAAACTCCGATTGGTGCCGCTCTTAAATCAATAGGAATTAATTTTGTTTTCACTCAGGAAGGCGTAGTCGTTGCGCAGTTTTTTACGGCGCTACCCTATGCTATTCGCATAATGAAATCGACATTTGATTTTATCAGTCCCCGTATGGAATTTATCTCACGCAGTCTCGGCTATACTCAGTTTGAAACATTTATAAAAGTTTCATTACCTCTTGCCGGTAAAGGAATATTGGCTGCTTCAGTTATCGCTTTTGCCCGCTGCATCGGAACGTTCGGTACTGTTCTGATTTTAGCCGGTGGGTCGTATATGAAAACTGAAACGCTGCCTGTAACCTTATATCTCAATATTTCTTACGGAAACATGGGAATGGCATTAACAAGCGGATTGCTGTTGGTAGCGGTTTCATTTGCGGCGATTTTTGTATTTGAAATGACGGAAGTGAAGCTATGA
- a CDS encoding ABC transporter ATP-binding protein yields MSFLSVNDLHIDLGQFSLKGVSLDLKKGDYLAVMGPTGSGKTILLECIIGFYKPKQGHIFLEGRDITDEKPEKRRIGIVYQDYALLPHLTVFKNIEYGLKKIDAGKESRRAKIIKMAESLNISHILHRKPETLSGGEQQRTALARALVVEPKLLLMDEPLSALDPKTRHNIRSLLRKTIEKLDITVLHITHDMDDVWSMANKVAIFKNGELLQHNTREQVFNCPESSFLADFVGAVIYDGKVVSNCGGKSLVDIQGLELSVVENVKSDPAVKVALRPENVMVFREKPTDAFERNIFEATLDDFYHEGNLCHLSYSSKGVRIPVMMMTNSFYEMDLKKDQSSFLAIRSHDLRIL; encoded by the coding sequence ATGAGTTTTCTAAGTGTAAACGATTTGCATATTGATCTTGGCCAGTTTTCTCTGAAAGGAGTGTCCCTTGATCTTAAAAAAGGTGACTACCTCGCAGTGATGGGACCGACCGGTTCGGGGAAGACCATTCTTCTTGAATGTATAATAGGTTTTTATAAACCTAAGCAGGGTCATATTTTTTTAGAAGGGCGTGACATTACAGATGAAAAACCTGAAAAAAGAAGAATAGGCATTGTCTATCAGGATTACGCACTTCTGCCGCATTTAACCGTATTTAAAAATATTGAATATGGTTTGAAAAAAATTGATGCCGGAAAAGAAAGCAGAAGAGCTAAGATTATCAAGATGGCTGAATCGCTTAATATCAGTCATATTCTGCACCGTAAACCTGAAACTCTTTCAGGGGGTGAGCAGCAGAGAACAGCACTTGCCCGCGCCTTGGTTGTTGAACCGAAACTTCTGCTTATGGATGAGCCGCTTTCAGCCCTTGATCCTAAAACAAGACATAATATCCGTTCACTGCTCAGAAAAACTATCGAGAAGCTCGATATTACTGTGCTTCATATCACACATGATATGGACGATGTCTGGTCTATGGCAAATAAAGTAGCCATTTTTAAGAACGGAGAATTGTTGCAGCACAATACCAGAGAACAGGTCTTCAACTGTCCGGAAAGTTCCTTTCTTGCGGATTTTGTCGGGGCGGTCATTTACGATGGAAAGGTTGTCAGTAATTGTGGCGGGAAAAGTCTGGTTGATATTCAGGGACTTGAGCTTTCAGTTGTCGAGAATGTAAAAAGTGATCCGGCTGTAAAAGTAGCGTTGCGACCTGAAAATGTGATGGTTTTCAGAGAAAAGCCGACAGATGCTTTTGAGCGGAATATTTTCGAAGCAACTCTGGATGATTTTTATCATGAAGGGAATCTCTGCCACCTTTCATATAGCAGTAAAGGCGTTCGGATACCGGTTATGATGATGACCAATTCGTTTTATGAAATGGATTTGAAAAAGGACCAGAGTTCTTTTTTGGCGATCCGTTCTCATGATTTAAGAATATTATAA
- a CDS encoding amino acid permease, with product MATAEHKKMGVIACTAVVAGNMMGSGIALLPANLAAIGSISLIGWGVALVGALALAYVFARLGMEDPQEGGPIAYSGEVAPILGYQSGLLYYHANWIGNIAIAITGVDYLSIFFPILQDPLYSGITSIIIIWIFTGINILGADWIGRLVSVGVVLLLIPVIITGTAGWAFFDMAQFNSNWLVEGQTSESAILAAIILCIWSFIGVESASVNTAVVKNPKRTIPISTMVGTAVAGVVYILSCTTISGMFPASTVAASGAPFSLAMGHICANIPYAEYVPKLVSAVTAFACLASLGSWMMLVSQAGCRASNDGTLPKVFGNRNKHGVPVEGLVFSSIMMSVLLVVLMVLSKGGSTQSMFGNIINIAVLLTLPPYFYSALNLLRRYGFKAKKAWLQLTSALLACGFCLIALSGAAKDALIGCMVVMLCTFIFYVGKDRSDFEKKVRAEKEAS from the coding sequence ATGGCTACAGCCGAACACAAAAAAATGGGCGTGATTGCGTGTACCGCAGTTGTAGCCGGAAACATGATGGGGTCGGGAATTGCTTTGCTCCCGGCAAACTTGGCCGCTATTGGCAGTATTTCTTTGATCGGATGGGGAGTTGCTCTGGTCGGAGCATTGGCGCTGGCATATGTGTTTGCAAGGCTCGGGATGGAAGATCCGCAAGAGGGCGGCCCTATCGCTTATTCCGGCGAAGTTGCTCCTATTCTGGGATACCAGTCCGGTCTGCTTTATTATCACGCCAACTGGATAGGTAATATTGCGATTGCTATTACAGGCGTGGATTATTTGTCAATTTTCTTTCCCATTCTGCAAGATCCGCTCTATTCGGGCATAACTTCCATAATAATTATCTGGATATTTACCGGTATCAATATTCTTGGAGCTGACTGGATCGGGCGGCTCGTTTCTGTCGGAGTTGTGCTGCTTTTAATTCCGGTGATAATAACGGGTACAGCCGGCTGGGCCTTTTTCGATATGGCACAGTTCAACAGCAATTGGCTTGTGGAAGGTCAAACTTCGGAATCAGCAATTCTAGCGGCTATTATTCTATGTATCTGGAGTTTTATCGGTGTGGAAAGTGCCTCGGTAAACACCGCAGTTGTAAAAAATCCGAAGCGTACAATTCCTATTTCAACGATGGTAGGGACGGCAGTGGCGGGGGTTGTATATATTCTTTCCTGCACCACTATCTCAGGCATGTTTCCGGCAAGTACTGTTGCTGCGTCGGGAGCACCATTTTCGCTGGCAATGGGCCATATCTGTGCAAATATCCCGTATGCTGAATATGTTCCTAAACTGGTTTCCGCTGTCACGGCTTTTGCCTGTCTGGCCTCACTCGGTTCATGGATGATGCTTGTTTCGCAGGCCGGTTGCAGGGCTTCAAATGATGGAACTCTTCCTAAGGTTTTCGGCAACCGGAATAAGCATGGTGTTCCCGTTGAAGGTCTTGTTTTTTCATCCATTATGATGAGCGTGCTGCTTGTTGTGTTGATGGTTCTGTCTAAAGGCGGAAGCACACAGAGTATGTTTGGAAATATCATTAATATTGCAGTATTATTGACTCTTCCTCCGTATTTTTACTCTGCACTTAATCTGCTGCGCCGTTATGGATTCAAAGCTAAAAAAGCATGGCTGCAACTCACCTCAGCGCTTCTAGCCTGTGGATTTTGTCTGATAGCCCTATCGGGTGCGGCAAAGGACGCATTAATCGGATGTATGGTTGTAATGCTTTGCACATTTATTTTTTATGTAGGAAAGGATCGCAGTGACTTTGAGAAGAAGGTCAGGGCTGAAAAGGAAGCTTCGTAA
- a CDS encoding DsrE family protein has protein sequence MSEKTHLYILWTNADVEAAEKMVFMYGVNSLLKGWWEEVTIIIWGGSVKLAAENETIKKLISSALKAGVNMSVCRSCADMYGLVGEIEAQKVEVIYWGEPLTDLLKSNEKLLTV, from the coding sequence ATGAGCGAGAAAACACATCTTTATATTCTATGGACTAATGCTGATGTTGAAGCTGCAGAAAAAATGGTATTTATGTATGGTGTTAATTCATTACTTAAAGGATGGTGGGAGGAAGTAACCATTATTATTTGGGGCGGCTCGGTAAAGCTTGCAGCTGAGAACGAGACAATAAAAAAACTTATTTCAAGTGCGCTAAAAGCTGGCGTGAATATGAGTGTGTGCCGTTCCTGCGCTGATATGTATGGCTTGGTCGGAGAAATCGAAGCGCAAAAAGTGGAAGTCATTTATTGGGGAGAGCCGTTGACTGATCTTCTTAAAAGTAATGAAAAGTTACTGACAGTTTAA